In Suttonella indologenes, one genomic interval encodes:
- the rpsL gene encoding 30S ribosomal protein S12 encodes MATINQLVRKPRVKQVDKTNVPALQGCPQKRGVCTRVYTTTPKKPNSAMRKVARTRLTNKYEVTAYIGGEGHNLQEHSLVLIRGGRVKDLPGVRYHIVRGALDTAGVKDRKQGRSKYGTKRPKS; translated from the coding sequence ATGGCAACTATTAACCAATTGGTGCGCAAACCGCGCGTCAAGCAAGTTGATAAAACAAATGTCCCTGCATTGCAGGGATGCCCTCAAAAACGCGGTGTATGTACCCGTGTTTATACTACAACACCTAAAAAGCCTAACTCAGCTATGCGTAAGGTTGCGCGTACGCGTTTAACTAACAAGTATGAAGTAACTGCCTATATCGGCGGTGAAGGTCATAACCTACAAGAGCACAGCTTAGTGCTTATTCGAGGCGGGCGTGTAAAAGATTTGCCGGGTGTGCGTTATCACATCGTGCGCGGTGCATTGGATACAGCAGGTGTTAAGGATCGCAAACAAGGTCGTTCAAAATACGGCACCAAGCGTCCTAAATCATAA
- the rpoC gene encoding DNA-directed RNA polymerase subunit beta', with the protein MKEIIAMYGPQNVAEDFDQIRIGLASPDVIRSWSYGEVKKPETINYRTFKPERDGLFCAKIFGPMKDYECLCGKYKRLKHRGVVCERCGVEVTKASVRRERMGHIDLATPVAHIWFLKSLPSRIGLLLDLTLREIERVLYFESFIVLDPGMTPLEKNQLLNEEAYHQAVAEYGNEFKAMMGAEAIQYILKHMDLAAEIQDIREQLEATNSETKSKRLLKRLKLMDSLLQSGNKPEWMILEALPVLPPDLRPLVALDSGRFATSDLNDLYRRIINRNNRLKRLLELFAPDIIVRNEKRMLQEAVDSLLDNGRRGRTVTGSNKRPLKSLADMIKGKQGRFRQNLLGKRVDYSGRSVIVVGPTLRLHQCGLPKRMALELFKPFIFHQLILNGHAPTIKAAKLMVERDEPQVWDALEYVISEHPVMLNRAPTLHRLGIQAFEPVLIEGKAIQLHPLACSAFNADFDGDQMAVHVPLSLEAQLEARALMMSSNNILSPANGEPIIVPSQDMVLGLYYMTRERINAKGEGMRFADVAEVERAYQSGLVDLQAIIEVRLKVYADGDTADTAPVRVKTTVGRALLSQILPAGLGFVHIDKPMKKKAISALINQCYRQLGLKDTVILADQLMYTGYRYATRSGSSIGIVDMVVPEAKQEILAKAEGEVKEIEEQFSSGLLTAGEKYNKVIDIWSRTNDQVAKKMMEQLGKDKVTTRDGQEVEQDSFNSVFMMADSGARGSAAQIRQLAGMRGLMAKPDGSIIETPITANFREGLNVLQYFISTHGARKGLADTALKTANSGYLTRRLVDVAQDVVITEKDCGTSEGIEIQAVVEGGDVVVSLSERVLGRVLAEPVSDGNDDIVLQAGQLLEEAEIQILEKAGVDRVKVRSVITCQSRHGVCAQCYGRDLARGHQVNVGEAVGVIAAQSIGEPGTQLTMRTFHIGGAAQSSAAVGSIEVKTNGHARLSNIKTVTNSEGKLVAVSRSGELSILDKNGHERERYKLAYGAILNIVDGDEVKQGQTVAMWDPHTHPIVAEVAGRVSFFDFEEGVTVQTSSDADTGLTVQTVMENSQRPTSAKDKRPLIQLLDENGKAITQSGSEIPVNYFLPAGAIVNLLDGAEIRVGDVLARMPQASGKSADITGGLPRVADLFEARKPKEPAILAEMTGTVAFGKETKGKQRLIINGEEGESLELLIPKWRRLNVFEGEQVKKGEVLADGEPNPQDILRLRGVHELNEHIVREIQNVYRLQGVKINDKHIEVIVRQMLRKALVVDAGESRLIPGEQLELNRVLEVNDKLLAEGKLPVRYEPVLMGITKASLATDSFVSAASFQETTRVLTEAAVVGQADDLRGLKENVIVGRLIPAGTGLAYHQQRRELRYAEQSLELMQQNEAAQTVAENVAGHEDA; encoded by the coding sequence ATGAAAGAAATTATTGCTATGTACGGGCCACAGAATGTGGCGGAAGATTTTGATCAAATCCGTATTGGATTGGCATCGCCTGATGTGATTCGTTCTTGGTCTTACGGCGAGGTAAAAAAACCCGAAACCATTAACTACCGTACCTTCAAGCCGGAGCGTGATGGTTTGTTCTGCGCGAAAATCTTTGGTCCGATGAAGGATTATGAGTGCTTGTGCGGCAAATACAAACGTTTGAAACATCGCGGCGTGGTCTGTGAACGTTGCGGTGTAGAAGTGACCAAAGCCTCTGTGCGCCGTGAGCGTATGGGGCATATTGACTTGGCAACGCCTGTCGCCCATATTTGGTTTTTAAAATCTTTGCCCTCGCGTATTGGTTTGCTATTAGACTTGACCTTGCGCGAAATCGAGCGGGTCTTGTATTTTGAGTCCTTCATTGTGCTTGATCCGGGCATGACGCCTTTGGAAAAAAATCAGCTCTTAAATGAAGAAGCCTATCATCAGGCGGTTGCCGAATATGGTAATGAATTCAAAGCAATGATGGGTGCTGAAGCGATTCAATACATTCTTAAACATATGGATTTGGCGGCTGAAATTCAGGATATCCGCGAACAGTTGGAAGCGACGAATTCCGAAACCAAAAGCAAGCGTTTGTTAAAACGCTTGAAACTCATGGATTCCTTGCTGCAATCGGGCAATAAACCGGAGTGGATGATTTTAGAAGCCCTGCCTGTGTTGCCGCCGGATTTGCGTCCATTGGTGGCATTGGATTCCGGTCGTTTCGCCACTTCGGATTTGAACGATTTATACCGCCGCATTATTAACCGTAATAACCGCTTAAAGCGTTTGTTGGAGCTATTTGCGCCGGATATTATTGTGCGCAATGAAAAACGCATGCTGCAAGAAGCGGTGGATTCCTTATTGGATAATGGTCGTCGCGGTCGTACTGTAACCGGTTCTAACAAACGTCCTTTGAAATCCTTAGCTGATATGATTAAGGGTAAGCAGGGACGTTTCCGTCAAAACTTGTTAGGTAAGCGGGTTGATTATTCCGGACGTTCTGTCATCGTGGTTGGTCCGACCCTGCGCCTACATCAATGCGGTTTGCCCAAGCGCATGGCATTAGAATTGTTTAAACCCTTTATTTTCCATCAATTGATTTTAAACGGACATGCGCCGACGATTAAGGCGGCAAAATTGATGGTAGAGCGCGATGAGCCGCAGGTTTGGGATGCGCTGGAATATGTGATTAGCGAACACCCTGTGATGCTTAACCGCGCACCGACTTTGCATCGTTTGGGTATTCAGGCCTTTGAGCCGGTCTTGATTGAAGGCAAGGCGATTCAATTGCATCCTTTGGCTTGCTCGGCATTTAACGCCGACTTTGACGGCGACCAAATGGCGGTGCATGTGCCTTTGTCTTTAGAAGCGCAATTGGAAGCGCGCGCATTGATGATGAGTTCGAACAACATCTTGTCGCCGGCAAACGGCGAGCCGATTATCGTGCCTTCACAAGATATGGTATTGGGGCTTTACTATATGACGCGTGAGCGCATCAATGCCAAAGGCGAAGGGATGCGTTTTGCCGATGTGGCGGAAGTTGAGCGTGCGTATCAAAGCGGCTTGGTGGATTTGCAGGCGATCATTGAAGTGCGCTTGAAAGTTTATGCCGACGGCGATACGGCGGATACGGCGCCGGTGCGTGTCAAAACAACGGTTGGCCGTGCTTTGTTATCGCAAATTCTGCCGGCGGGTCTGGGTTTTGTCCATATTGACAAGCCGATGAAGAAAAAAGCCATTTCCGCTTTGATTAACCAATGCTATCGCCAATTAGGCTTGAAAGATACGGTTATTTTGGCTGACCAGCTGATGTACACAGGTTACCGCTATGCGACCCGTTCTGGTTCTTCAATCGGCATTGTGGACATGGTTGTGCCGGAAGCGAAGCAGGAAATTTTGGCAAAAGCGGAAGGCGAAGTTAAGGAAATTGAAGAGCAATTCTCTTCAGGTTTATTAACTGCCGGTGAGAAATACAATAAAGTCATCGATATTTGGTCGCGCACCAATGACCAAGTTGCTAAGAAAATGATGGAGCAACTGGGTAAAGACAAAGTAACGACACGTGACGGACAAGAGGTTGAGCAGGATTCTTTCAACTCGGTCTTTATGATGGCGGATTCCGGTGCGCGGGGTTCTGCGGCACAGATTCGTCAGTTGGCCGGTATGCGCGGCTTGATGGCGAAGCCGGATGGTTCGATTATCGAAACCCCGATCACGGCGAATTTCCGTGAAGGTTTAAACGTATTGCAGTACTTTATCTCTACGCATGGTGCGCGTAAGGGCTTGGCGGATACCGCTTTGAAAACGGCAAACTCCGGTTATTTAACGCGTCGTTTGGTCGATGTCGCGCAAGATGTCGTGATTACGGAAAAAGATTGCGGCACGAGCGAAGGTATTGAGATTCAAGCGGTGGTAGAAGGTGGCGATGTGGTCGTCTCATTATCAGAGCGCGTATTGGGTCGGGTATTGGCAGAGCCGGTCAGCGACGGCAATGATGACATTGTTTTGCAAGCCGGACAGTTGCTGGAAGAAGCTGAAATTCAAATTTTGGAAAAAGCCGGTGTTGATCGCGTTAAAGTACGTTCGGTTATTACCTGTCAATCGCGTCACGGCGTATGCGCACAATGTTACGGTCGTGATTTGGCGCGTGGCCATCAAGTGAATGTCGGCGAGGCGGTAGGCGTAATTGCGGCGCAATCAATCGGCGAACCCGGAACGCAGTTAACCATGCGTACTTTCCATATTGGCGGTGCGGCACAAAGTTCGGCGGCGGTCGGCAGTATTGAAGTGAAAACCAACGGTCATGCGCGTCTGTCTAATATTAAGACCGTTACTAACAGCGAAGGCAAACTGGTAGCGGTATCGCGTTCCGGAGAATTGTCCATTCTCGATAAGAACGGTCATGAACGCGAGCGCTATAAACTGGCCTACGGTGCGATTTTGAATATCGTTGACGGCGATGAAGTCAAACAAGGACAAACAGTCGCAATGTGGGATCCGCATACGCATCCGATTGTTGCCGAAGTGGCGGGGCGCGTCAGCTTCTTTGATTTTGAAGAGGGTGTGACGGTGCAAACCTCATCTGATGCCGATACCGGTTTGACGGTGCAAACCGTGATGGAAAACTCGCAGCGCCCAACCTCGGCGAAAGATAAGCGTCCCTTGATTCAGTTATTGGATGAAAACGGTAAGGCAATTACGCAATCAGGCTCGGAAATTCCGGTGAACTATTTCTTACCGGCGGGTGCGATTGTCAATTTGCTTGACGGCGCAGAAATTCGCGTAGGTGATGTTTTGGCGAGAATGCCGCAGGCTTCCGGTAAATCAGCAGATATTACAGGCGGTTTGCCGCGCGTGGCAGATTTGTTTGAAGCGCGTAAACCGAAAGAGCCGGCAATTCTGGCGGAAATGACCGGAACGGTTGCTTTCGGTAAAGAAACCAAAGGTAAGCAGCGCTTGATTATCAACGGCGAAGAAGGGGAATCTTTAGAATTATTGATTCCTAAATGGCGGCGTTTAAACGTATTTGAAGGCGAGCAAGTGAAAAAAGGCGAGGTGCTTGCTGACGGCGAGCCGAATCCGCAAGATATTTTGCGTTTGCGTGGCGTACATGAATTAAATGAACATATCGTCCGTGAAATTCAAAATGTTTACCGCTTGCAAGGCGTAAAAATCAACGATAAACATATTGAAGTGATTGTACGTCAAATGTTGCGTAAAGCTTTGGTGGTCGATGCGGGCGAATCGCGCTTGATTCCCGGCGAACAATTGGAATTGAATCGCGTCTTGGAAGTGAATGACAAATTATTGGCAGAAGGCAAGCTGCCGGTACGTTACGAACCGGTGCTGATGGGAATTACCAAAGCCTCTTTGGCAACGGATTCGTTCGTATCAGCGGCTTCTTTCCAAGAAACCACCCGCGTATTGACGGAAGCTGCCGTGGTCGGACAAGCGGACGATTTACGCGGACTGAAAGAAAATGTGATTGTGGGTCGCCTGATACCGGCAGGTACGGGGCTGGCTTATCATCAACAGCGTCGAGAATTGCGTTATGCTGAACAATCATTAGAACTGATGCAGCAAAACGAAGCGGCGCAAACTGTTGCAGAAAACGTTGCCGGGCATGAAGATGCTTGA